A window of Acidobacteriota bacterium contains these coding sequences:
- a CDS encoding heavy-metal-associated domain-containing protein, translated as MQPLTLNVSGMSCGHCVARVTRTLEALDGVEVDAVEIGRADVHFDPDAATADAIARALDDIGFPATPAAR; from the coding sequence ATGCAGCCCCTCACGCTCAACGTGTCCGGCATGAGCTGCGGCCACTGCGTCGCGCGCGTCACCAGGACGCTCGAGGCGCTCGACGGCGTCGAGGTCGACGCCGTGGAGATCGGCCGCGCCGACGTACACTTCGATCCCGACGCCGCCACCGCCGACGCCATCGCGCGGGCGCTCGACGACATCGGCTTTCCCGCGACGCCCGCGGCGCGCTGA